AAAAAGTTATGGAAGAAAATAAGATAAGTGAATTTGATATCTTTTTAACTAAGATAGTAAAAGAAGCAGGTGTGGAAGCTCCCAGTAAAAATTTCACAAATGCTATAATAGCTAAGATTGGTTTAAAGGAAGAGGCTAAAGTAAAACTATATAAACCTTTGATTTCTAGTTTTGGATGGATTTTTTTATCTACAAGTCTATTCTTAGGAATACTGGCTACTATGTTTTATAATCAGGGCAAAACGGATGCTACTTGGGTTACAGGAATATTTGATGGTATATTTAATTCAAGTTTAATTACTAGTACGATCAATATTAAAATTTCAGATATAACAAGTTATGCCATATTAGGTTTAGTTTTTTTCGTGTATGTACAAGTCTTCATCGTCAAAAAGTATAGAAATAAATCGTACGCTATTTAAATTAGTAGATTAAATACCTATACGCCCAATACATCAATCCAAACTGTAGGGGTATGCGCAGCAGTAATATCCATTTTGGAATACCTGCAGCCGCTTTTTCGCCTGAAAGCATATAAAAATGAACCAATAGAAATACCGCTAACATGGCGATAATGCCATAGATGGCTATGTTTTTAGTAGCAGGAAAACATAGACCGATACCCAAAGCAATTTCTGCCAAACCACTCAAGGCTACTAGCGATTTATGATTGGGTAAATATTTAGGCATGATGCGCAAATATACTTTTGGCTTGATAAAATGCATGATGCCAGCAAAAATATATAGGGCCGCCATAAAGTATAAATCGTAAGGATACATCATCATTTTATTTTTTAGAAAGGTATTGATTTTTCCACAAAAAAAAGCTGCTTCAATGAAATGAAGCAGCTTTTTTTTTCTTAGATTGAAGGCAAAGGTCAAAAGTTTTGGTGTGTACCCTCAACGCTTGCATCGAGCCTAGTCAAAGGGAACAGCTATTTTACCATGTCGTAACTACGCTTAATAAAGTTCGTTAATTCTTCGCCTTTTAGTAATCCTTTTGACAATCGAGCTAAGTCTAAAGACTGATTAATTAAACGTTCTTTTTTCTTAGCAGTTTTTGTATTTAAAATTTCGCCAACCAATTCATGATTGGTGTTCACAATAAGATTATACATTTCAGGCATATTCCCCATGCCGAACATTCCGCCACCACCAGTTTGCTGCATCTCTTTCATTCTACGCATAAACTCTGGTTCTGTAATGATAAAAGGAGAAGCACTGCTATCCATTGCTTCAAGCTGAATCGTGTATGATTTATTTGCAATAATACTTTCTAAATCAGCCTTAAGGCTATCTTTTTCCTC
The sequence above is drawn from the Cellulophaga sp. Hel_I_12 genome and encodes:
- a CDS encoding MauE/DoxX family redox-associated membrane protein, which gives rise to MMYPYDLYFMAALYIFAGIMHFIKPKVYLRIMPKYLPNHKSLVALSGLAEIALGIGLCFPATKNIAIYGIIAMLAVFLLVHFYMLSGEKAAAGIPKWILLLRIPLQFGLMYWAYRYLIY